In one bacterium genomic region, the following are encoded:
- a CDS encoding dicarboxylate/amino acid:cation symporter, whose product MAHQPKLHEKIFLGLIIGSLAGLIVQYSGLSEETIQTLIVFIKPVGDIFLRMIFMMVIPLILSALALGVADLGDVSRIGKIGLRTLGYTLIVSAISVIIGIALVTLFKPGEALSSDDRTMLIERFAGNTQMLNQAVAEVKSRPTYEVITALVPKNPIEDMARAFDPSYRGGGILAIMFFSLMIGIALSSCDQRKTAVLKQALEGLYEITMKVISIAMRLAPYGVAAMLFNLTATMGFSILLVLLRFVLVVLAGLLIHQFITYSLLLKYLGKMSPGFFFRNIREVMLMAFSTSSSNATLPTTIRVTVENLKIPPDIARFVLTLGSTANQNGTALYEGVTVLFLAQCFGVHLAWSQQFFVVVLAILAGVGTAGVPSGSLPIIMIILITIGVPGEAIGIISGVDRILDMCRTVLNVTGDITAAVYVSRYEETLSTAENGCG is encoded by the coding sequence GTGGCGCATCAACCTAAATTACACGAGAAAATATTTCTTGGCCTGATCATCGGCAGTCTAGCCGGCCTGATCGTCCAATACTCCGGCCTTTCCGAGGAAACGATACAAACGCTCATCGTTTTCATCAAACCGGTGGGCGATATCTTTTTGCGCATGATCTTTATGATGGTCATACCGCTCATCCTCAGCGCGCTGGCCCTGGGCGTGGCGGATCTGGGCGATGTGAGCCGCATCGGCAAGATCGGATTGCGCACCCTCGGCTACACCTTGATCGTCTCGGCGATCTCGGTGATCATCGGCATCGCGCTGGTGACGCTGTTCAAACCCGGCGAGGCCTTGTCCAGCGACGATCGCACCATGCTGATCGAGCGTTTTGCCGGCAATACCCAGATGCTGAACCAGGCGGTGGCTGAGGTCAAGAGCCGGCCCACCTATGAAGTGATCACCGCTCTGGTGCCGAAAAATCCCATTGAGGATATGGCCCGCGCTTTTGATCCGTCATACCGAGGCGGCGGGATTTTGGCGATCATGTTTTTCAGCCTGATGATCGGGATCGCCCTGTCCTCCTGCGATCAGCGCAAGACTGCGGTTCTGAAACAGGCGCTCGAAGGGCTGTATGAGATCACCATGAAAGTGATCTCCATCGCCATGCGCCTGGCGCCCTACGGCGTGGCGGCTATGTTGTTTAATCTGACCGCCACCATGGGTTTTTCCATCCTGCTGGTGCTGTTACGTTTTGTGCTGGTGGTATTGGCCGGTTTGCTGATCCATCAATTCATCACCTACTCGTTGCTGCTGAAATACCTCGGCAAAATGAGCCCGGGATTTTTTTTCCGCAACATCCGCGAGGTGATGCTGATGGCTTTTTCCACCAGTTCCAGCAATGCCACACTGCCCACCACCATCCGCGTCACAGTTGAAAATTTAAAAATTCCTCCTGACATCGCCCGGTTTGTGCTTACGCTGGGCAGCACGGCGAACCAGAATGGCACCGCGCTTTACGAAGGGGTTACGGTGTTGTTCTTGGCCCAGTGTTTCGGCGTGCACCTGGCATGGTCGCAGCAGTTCTTTGTGGTGGTGTTGGCGATTCTGGCCGGCGTCGGCACCGCCGGCGTACCCAGCGGATCTCTGCCGATCATTATGATCATCCTCATCACCATCGGCGTGCCCGGTGAGGCCATCGGTATTATCTCCGGCGTGGATCGTATCTTGGACATGTGCCGTACGGTATTGAATGTGACCGGCGACATCACCGCCGCCGTATATGTCAGCCGCTATGAAGAAACGTTGTCGACCGCAGAGAATGGGTGCGGATGA
- a CDS encoding DUF454 domain-containing protein, which yields MSLAVGAVCVLLGSAGIFIPLLPTTPFLLLAAWLFMHNSPTWHAWLMHQRWLSVYIIDYQQGLGLPLRVKMRMLILLWLTMTFTAITFVSSWWIRGGLSGIAVAVTVHILRLKTRETSNQRPG from the coding sequence GTGAGCCTGGCTGTCGGCGCCGTTTGCGTTCTGCTTGGCAGCGCGGGGATTTTCATCCCTCTGCTGCCGACCACCCCCTTTCTCTTGCTCGCCGCCTGGCTTTTTATGCATAACTCGCCCACCTGGCACGCCTGGCTGATGCACCAGCGCTGGTTGAGCGTTTACATCATCGATTATCAGCAGGGTCTCGGTCTTCCCCTGCGCGTCAAGATGCGCATGCTGATTCTGCTGTGGCTGACGATGACGTTTACGGCGATTACTTTCGTCTCTTCCTGGTGGATCAGAGGGGGGCTGTCTGGAATCGCCGTCGCGGTGACGGTTCACATCCTTCGATTGAAAACTCGAGAAACAAGTAATCAGCGACCGGGATGA